In a genomic window of Siniperca chuatsi isolate FFG_IHB_CAS linkage group LG1, ASM2008510v1, whole genome shotgun sequence:
- the LOC122881136 gene encoding interferon regulatory factor 1-like, protein MQQPGRLRLRPWLEEQIQSGRYPGVSWLDQSARVFQIPWKHAARHGWSIDRDATLFRSWAMHTGRYRPGKDKPDPKTWKANFRCALNSLPDICELQEHSRKRGSNAYRVYRMLPSTQTHRRRRGLRLFSRPRERQASLGDDTYTTHTWQPTTTRPISDTPQKVENPAEDTFSNIQTHGMWEAKPEDQEQNEAVFKLMDHLSSTDLWNQTGEQRGWRTHTLWDHWHCAGDENPYSLHTENYSDLFEANYIKELSDWSTHQPTLMP, encoded by the exons ATGCAACAACCAGGCCGGCTGAGGCTGAGGCCGTGGCTGGAGGAGCAGATTCAGTCTGGGAGGTATCCAGGAGTCAGCTGGCTGGACCAG TCAGCACGAGTCTTCCAAATCCCTTGGAAACATGCTGCTCGTCATGGCTGGAGTATCGACCGAGATGCTACACTCTTCAGGAGTTGGGCCATGCACACAG GACGGTACCGTCCAGGCAAAGACAAGCCAGATCCCAAGACATGGAAGGCGAATTTCCGCTGTGCTTTGAATTCTCTGCCTGACATCTGTGAGCTGCAGGAGCACAGCAGGAAGAGAGGCAGCAATGCCTACAGAGTCTACAGGATGCTGCccagtacacaaacacacagacgcaGGAGAG GGCTGCGGTTGTTCAGCAGGCCCAGAGAAAGACAGGCGAGCTTAGGTGATGATACATACACAACGCACACTTGGCAACCTACCACAACAAGACCCATTTCAGACACACCACAGAAGGTGGAGAACCCTGCAGAAGACACATTTAGCAACATTCAAACACACG GGATGTGGGAGGCCAAACCAGAGGACCAGGAGCAGAATGAGGCCGTGTTTAAG TTGATGGACCACTTAAGCAGCACTGACCTCTGGAACCAGACTGGGGAGCAGAGAGgatggagaacacacacactgtgggaCCATTGGCACT GTGCTGGTGATGAAAACCCATACTCTTTGCACACAGAGAACTACAGCGATCTGTTTGAAGCAAACTACATCAAggagctctctgattggtccacACATCAGCCAACACTGATGCCATAG